The following nucleotide sequence is from Polyangiaceae bacterium.
CAGCGATCAGATCCGTCCGTCCGCTGTTCTTCGCGGGCTCCCGCCCGTTCTCCCAGCTCGCCTGACCTTCGTGATACAGCTGCGGGCCGGCAAAGAAACTCCACGTGGAAATGCCAAAGTCGTAGTGTGCGTTGACGCCAAGGCTAAAGGTCGCACCACCCCGGTAGCCGTGGCGATTCGTGGCGTACGGGACGCGAGCACTGGACCAGGCGCTCATCAAGAGCGGCCCGATGCCAGTCGACGCCTCCACTCCCAACAGCGGGTCTACGGTCCCACTCCCGAAGAAGGCATGCTGGTGTTTGATACCCTGCCGCCCCAAAGCGAACGGATTTGGCTCAGTCCTACCGGTTGGCAGCGACGCGCCAAATCGCAGGTCCAAGAGCAGCGTCGAAGACAGACTGGGCTGCACCAAGCGATAACGACTAAGGAGCCGCAGGTCCCCTGGGCCGAAGAGCGTCTCATCTCGATGATGAATGCTCTCGAAGTCCGGCACCTCCTTGCCTTCAGCATCAAGAAAGCTTGCGTGCGCCTTCACCATGCGAAGCGGGAGCGACAGCTCGATTTCCGTGCGGGAAGACAGCGCGAGGGCAACCAGCGGCGTGAACTCGAAGATATCCTGAGACACCTGGTGGGTCTGGACCTCTTCTGCGCCTTGCTCGACTTGGTCCGGATCGACCTCGTGGCTGCCGTCAACACGCGTACCTGTGCCCGTCAGGCTCAGGCGCAGTTGGCCAGCTGAGAGATCGTGGGATCGGCGCTCACCTCCACCCGGGAGGCTAGGGTTACTTCAGGCGGGTCACCCGGCTGCCCACGCTGGGAGCGTCCAGGTCAGCAGCACGACGATCACGCCAGCTGCCCAGAAGACGATGAACTTCACGCTGCCAGCTTCGACCACTCTCGAACCGCTGTCTAGTGTCCAGGCGACTCAGAACCCGCTGGAGCCGCGGTGGAGGCGGCTGGCGCGCCTGGCGGCACCTCAGGAGCGGCAACAGAGGGTACACTCCGCTTCACGGCTGAAAGCTCCCCTTGTCGAGCGTAGTCGATGGCGAGCGCCAGAATCCGGGCCGTTTCCTGAGGAGCATGGAACCCCATGCTGTTCTCCGCCGCCACGAAATCCAAGCGCCACTGCGCCTTGCGCTGAAGGTCCCGCGCTGCCTTCAGCTCATCGTCAGTGGCTCCCCCCGCCTTCGCGGCGACCACGGCATCGATCAGGGCGACGATCGCCTTTCCTCCGCGTTGCAGCAGCTCATGGTGGCGTTCTTGAATTCCATCGACTCGTCCCAGCAGTTCCTTCTCGTCAGCACGGTGGCATGACTGGCACGCACGGTTGACGTTCAAGAGTGGGCTCCGCACCCAATGGTCGCTGACTTTCGACGCGCCCTCCCGCATGTAAGGCATGTGGCAGTCTGCGCACGATACTCCGGCACGGGCGTGAATGCCCTGACTCCAGATCTCGAACTCGGGGTGCTGCGCCTTCAGGACCGCAGCACCCGTCTCCTTGTGCTTGAAGTCGTAGAACTGGTCACCATTGGCGAACTTGGTCTCATCCCAGAACTTCTCGGCGTCCTCGACGCGCAGCCCATTCCCCCAAGGAAACGTAAGTGTCATCTCTTTCGCGCAGTAGTACTCGACATGACACTGGCCGCACACGAAGGAGCGCATCTCGTTGCGAGTGGCATCTCGGTTCGGGTCGTACGTCCCCTTCCGGCCGGCCTCGCGCCAGCGAGCGATCGAGGGTATGGCGGGCACCCCAGCCTCGGAGTTCGCCAACGCGGCGATCCCTTGGATGAATCCAGGACGGGTAACCCGGAGCTGCATGGTCGTCGGCTCGTGACAGTCGGGGCAGCTCACAGGGTGTGCATGCCCAGAATCGTGGAGCCGCTTGTTGAGGTCCTGGTAAGAGTACTTGTAGCTCGTCTCGAACCCCTTCATCGCGTCACCACCGCCGAGCTCGCGGTAGAGCGGCATGATGGAAGCGTGGCAGTGCAGGCACGAACCCGACTGCGGCTTGGTCAGGCGCTTCGTTGACTCTTGATCGTGCAGCATGAAGGCGTGGCCCCGCCGATCCCGGTAATCAATCGAAAAGGCGTAGCCCAGGAACATGCGGGCTAGCCACGGATCACGCTCGATCTTCTGCGCTGGCAGGGTCTCGCTGCCTCCATGACCTCCAAAGCGCGTCGCCGTTCTCTGCGCCGTCTGCCGGTAGCTGTCGTACTGTGCTGGCCAGTTCCTCCCCCACTTCTCAGGATCTGTGTCTTGCTCAGTGACCTCCACGACTCGAGTAAACGTGTGGCGCTTTTCAGCCTGGCGCTCGGAGATATTCACCAGGAGGGCAGCTATCCCTCCGGAAACCACTGCCGTAGCCAAAAGCAGTCCGAGAAGGACGCTCTTGCGTTGGTACCAGCGAAGCTCCGATGCATTGCTCGTCATGACTCTACTTCCTCGAGGCTGAACTCTGTGGGCCCCCGACTAATGCGCGAACCCCGTGTCCAACGCCGGCGTGACAGTGTGTGCAGCGCAGGCTGGCATCGTGGCTCGGGTCCACAATGAGCCCGCTGCCATGGCTCTCTCCAAACGAATCGCGGACGACGGCGTCGTGACAGCGTCGGCAGTTCGCTTCCAGGATTCGCTCTCCAGCAGGTCCTACTCGAAGGGGTTCATCGAAAGTTTGGGTCGTGAACTTCTCACCATGCCTCCACCCATTCTCGAGCTTTGCGACGTACTTGGCAGGAAACTCCGCGGGCAGGTGGCAGTCGACGCATACTGCAGAAGTGTGGTGGCTGGCGCGCTGCCAGCCGTCATACTGAGGCTGCATGATATGGCAGTTGGCGCAGGCGTCTGGGTCCGTCTTCAGGTACGACAACCCTTCGGCATAGCGAAAGGTATGCGAACCGACTCCGATCGCGACTCCGAACGCGACGACAAGACCGACGCGGAGTGCTGCGGTAGGTAGTCGCAATCGACGCACCGACGCCTCATAGCACACGTGCCGCCACTGCCCTGCGAAACGCTTTCGCCCAACCCCCGGAGTCACGAAAACAACGCGCGCTTTGCTCCCGCCCGGCGGGGCGCCACAGGGGTCAATATTGCCGCACGGCAATAAAAGGCACCCTCGCCGCGCAGCTCCCAATCGTTACCCCCCAACGGCTGAGCAGACAACTCACTCGCCTCTTCGCGGGCCTGCGGGCTAGTTCGACGGATAGCTGTCGTTTGGATGGCAAGGGTTCGTCGGCGAATCGACCCGCATCCCCTATCTATCACCCGACCCCTCCTCTTCGCTGCACGTAGGGTTGAAGCATGGGGAAGCGACGAGCATTGGGCGCGCGCCTTGGCGCGCTGGGCGTGGTTCTTGTAGTTAGCTTGGGGTTCAACACCGCATGCGACGGAGACAGCAGCAGCAAGCGCAAAACCGGCGGAGACGCCGGGGCGCAGTGCGAGATGCGCGATGAGTGCGAGACCGACGCGGGGGGCGTCTTCGACTGCTGCGACGGGCAGTGCGTGCAAGGCAACATCGGAGAGTGTCGAGACTCCGCCGACTGCGGAGGCTTCGCCTGTGAGCGCCTCGATCCGAACGATTGCTTGGGTCGCTGCGTAGGCGGCTTTGGCGGGAACAGCGGCTCCGGCGGTACGAGCGCAGGTGCGGGCGGCAGCGGTGCCACGAGCGCAGGCGCTGGCGGATCCGGTGGCGCTGGGGGCAGCACGATCGGGGGAGCTGGAGGCAACCCAAGCGGAGGCGCCGCGGGTAGCGCGGGAACGGGAGGCAGCGCTGGAACAGGAGGCAGCGCTGGAGCCGCCGGGATGTCCTCAGGCGGTTCCGCAGGGCAAAACGCTGGCGGTACCGCGGGGATGAGCAGCGGCGGTAGCGCAGGTAGCGGAGCCGGCGGCGCCGCAGGAACGTCGGCGGGCGGCATGAGCAGCGGCGGCACAGGGGGCAGTGCTACCGCAGGCAGCGGAACCGGCGGCACGGCAACGGGGGGCACGGCTGGGAGCGGCGGCTCGATGGGCGGCGAAGGCGACCCGTGTACGCAAACCAGTGACTGCCACAACGTGTGCGCCACCGGCAGTGGCTCTCCCCCCCAAACCCACGTCTATTCGCAAATCTGCCAGGGCAACAAATGCCAGCGCTACGGACGCCTCGAGACGTGCGGCCTCAAGTGCAACGGTCAGCAGCTGATGCAAACGGTGTGCAGCGCCGGCGCGTGTCAGATCGACTCCCTCGTCGAGGACTGCTCGACGAAGCTCTACGGCGGCAGCGAAGCCGGCTGCTACGCGTGCGAAGACTTGAGCCCCTCGCGCTGCCAACTCCAAGGCAGCAACGGCGTGTGGGGTCCCTGGGTGCCGGCAGCCAGCACCGATGAGAAGCACGGCAGCTGCAGCACCGGCAACCCAAGCCTCGTCTGGCACAAGCACTACTGCAACAACCCCGCACCAACCTGCGGCGGGATCTGGTGCTACTGGACCACCGGCGCCCCCGGCGGCCCCTCCTCCGACGATCAACCCGAGTTCCGCTGCGGCCCCCCGCCTCCTTGAGGCGGAAGCCAACCCGGGGCGATCTGCCTTAGGCTGCGTCAGCTAATTCCACACGGCTGCAAAACCACAAGTGTGCGCCGCCTTCCTTTCGACGGCAACACGCCGGTTGGGCACGCGGACTCCACCTGGCTACAGGGTGGACCCCCGACAATCCGCCGCTCCCCAAAGCCTTGCTCGATTGAA
It contains:
- a CDS encoding ammonia-forming cytochrome c nitrite reductase subunit c552, whose translation is MTSNASELRWYQRKSVLLGLLLATAVVSGGIAALLVNISERQAEKRHTFTRVVEVTEQDTDPEKWGRNWPAQYDSYRQTAQRTATRFGGHGGSETLPAQKIERDPWLARMFLGYAFSIDYRDRRGHAFMLHDQESTKRLTKPQSGSCLHCHASIMPLYRELGGGDAMKGFETSYKYSYQDLNKRLHDSGHAHPVSCPDCHEPTTMQLRVTRPGFIQGIAALANSEAGVPAIPSIARWREAGRKGTYDPNRDATRNEMRSFVCGQCHVEYYCAKEMTLTFPWGNGLRVEDAEKFWDETKFANGDQFYDFKHKETGAAVLKAQHPEFEIWSQGIHARAGVSCADCHMPYMREGASKVSDHWVRSPLLNVNRACQSCHRADEKELLGRVDGIQERHHELLQRGGKAIVALIDAVVAAKAGGATDDELKAARDLQRKAQWRLDFVAAENSMGFHAPQETARILALAIDYARQGELSAVKRSVPSVAAPEVPPGAPAASTAAPAGSESPGH
- the nrfH gene encoding cytochrome c nitrite reductase small subunit, yielding MRRLRLPTAALRVGLVVAFGVAIGVGSHTFRYAEGLSYLKTDPDACANCHIMQPQYDGWQRASHHTSAVCVDCHLPAEFPAKYVAKLENGWRHGEKFTTQTFDEPLRVGPAGERILEANCRRCHDAVVRDSFGESHGSGLIVDPSHDASLRCTHCHAGVGHGVRALVGGPQSSASRK